GGTGGGGAAATTGCGCCAAAAATGAAAGATGAAAAAGAACGAGTCAACGGAATTTTAGTTCTGATAGAATTTCGTCGAGAAAAGTTTAGCTTGGTCGCCAATTCGCTTTCTAAttgttttaagcaatttttaaataattttcattcaaaaatggCTAGAGTAAGGAAGTATCGCGTTCGAAGATTCTTCTCATTCCCTAAAATAGAGGAGGAGTTCCTGAAGTGGGTGGAAAATTTACGGATCCCACCAACGAAGGATTTACTCACCCACaatgcatttgtttgcattaagcACTTCGAACAAATTGCTGTGGGTGTGAGAAAGTTGAAGGCACATGCTGTGCCCACCCTAAACCTTGGTAAGtgatgttttttaaaatttaaaatgtgcattgttttattttgtatatacatacatatgtacatataagtacatatcgtTCATTTACATGAAAAGTGTCATAAGTTGTTTTTAGAATATGGAAACCAGCATAAGTTTATTGAATAAAGTAGTGAAGTGTAGTAAAAGATTTTCTTTGGCATAAAcgttgtttgtgaaaaatataaagaaattttgatgaaatatctCGTGTTCGATATAAAAATCCTGTGTTCAcgtaaatgagcgatatatgtatgtatgtacgtacatgcatattaacatacatacatacataagtgtacaTAATAATAGAAGTGTTTTAAATTCATTAGTTATGATgcaactaaaatttataaattgtttaaattatacACATTTTCTTTAGATTACACGCCATGTTTTAGTTGAAAAGAacttattggtttttttttcataacaattttatttaaaacgataaattgatattttagtcACGAAATATTTGACAAAGTCATTAAACTAAATATCGCAATCGCGTTGAACGGGATCGTATATggggcttaactcatttaaaattaaataaaaataaatatttttctagacatacatataaagaatatgctaatattattaaatttatgtgcatgtgtgcagGGGCGCGTGGATCCGCGataattatgttaaataaggtcgaattgaaaaacaagcttaagctgttatatcttcctttattcaagtgatatatttatatgagtGTCAAGTTAAATCAAGccgacaaataaataaatgttttatacagtaatgttgttgggttgatttaagtattttcttattatttcatctACGTTGGAGTCTtcattacatattgttgtttgtggaactatatatgtaactcgcctgcatgtgtgtatgtatgttacctattattttaacatacatacatattgttgtgtgaccttgggtTTGTTTTCATATGCGTACATTTACAAACATTGTTTTGTATGACAATGCATTTCATGTTCAATATACAAGTTAAGCTTTCTCTCGttgaaaaagctaaaaaaaaaacaaaattgttttcgcgTTTGCGTTTAACAACGGTGCTGCATGGATGGCAGCGAGACCGCGTTACatagatattatatatatttaaacataaatattagtgGACATGCAGTCCAcagtttttatatacaatttcttatctttaaaattatatttaaattttaattaattttttttatatacgtacatattgcaatttatttaaattttttttatgtacataaataggaTATGACGAACCCCCTAAGCATTTGTGGACGGCTCCATTGCCGATTCGAAGATGCTGCATTACTAATtgcgttaacaagcagaaaacGCTGTACaaatttccgaaagaaaaaGATGTTCGGGAAAGTTGGGCAAAGGCTTGCAACTTAGTTGTGTCACCTTCCGATAGTCTTTTTATTTGTCGAAGCCATTTCGATTCGCAGTACGTTACCAAGTTTAAACTATTGCCTGGGACTTTTCCCTGTTTCAGATTAGGTTCAGCACTAAGTCGTAGCTCATCTAGTGCTGACTCTAGTTGGGTGTGC
The window above is part of the Bactrocera dorsalis isolate Fly_Bdor unplaced genomic scaffold, ASM2337382v1 BdCtg022, whole genome shotgun sequence genome. Proteins encoded here:
- the LOC125779979 gene encoding uncharacterized protein LOC125779979 gives rise to the protein MARVRKYRVRRFFSFPKIEEEFLKWVENLRIPPTKDLLTHNAFVCIKHFEQIAVGVRKLKAHAVPTLNLGYDEPPKHLWTAPLPIRRCCITNCVNKQKTLYKFPKEKDVRESWAKACNLVVSPSDSLFICRSHFDSQYVTKFKLLPGTFPCFRLGSALSRSSSSADSSWVCPPVSNTYGRHEVAVGSKEEKDDITLREFEEYSILEERRLGLETQNNDVGYALDSRERFARSARYYQSNALKLNNKIKELEDIIKDLEKR